The genomic window TTTAACCAATCCATGGTAATGAGATAACGATTTACCCCTGTTTGCCGCGTGCCGTAGTTATCGGTATTCAAGCTAAAGCGGAACTGCCGTTCCGTGACATCTAACACCAATTTCGTTTCACCGGGGTTTTTGCCCGGTTCAAACAACCCCGATTGAATCGACAATCCGGGCAGGCTATTAATCAGAAAGTACGCATCAGTAATATTGTCGGAGACGTTATGACCAATATACGGATCAAACGCCCGCACTATGGCTCTTTCGTCGTAGTGCAAATTCTCTAAACCGCGAACTTCAACACTGCCCAAAATACCCGGTTGAATCGCTAGATACAGTTCGCCGCGTGCGTACTGGAATTCCTGTTGAGGTACATACACATTGGCAAGAATCAGACCTCTTGCGCGATAATATGTTTTTAATGAATCCGCTATTTCTTCAAGTTCTTCAAAAGTAATTCCGCGCCCCCTACGCAGCCGCATAACCCTACGGCTCATATCCTTAAGTTCAGCCTCAGTGAGGATGCCGCCCTTACTGGCGTAGTACACATCGGAGATATAATCCGACAAATCAACGAGCTCAGCTGCCGAAAATCCTTCGATACCATTCGCCAGATAACCGGTTTTTTCGCGGCGCTCCCGTCTAATGATGTTTTGTATATCTTTCTGTGAAACCGAAATCGCACCAAGGTTTTGGGCACCCAGCAATTCAATGCGGTTAACCCAAAGTGTTTCACCTTCAAATTCGACAATATCAGGCCGATTGATACAATCTGCAGCGCCCTGCTGCTCAAGTGCCGATACTGTAATGGCCAAAATCGCATCAGGCTCATGGCTAGCACTGAATATGACTGCAACATCACAAATACCATCTTGAATAAAGTAACGTCGAATTTTTCGGCGAATCGCTGTCAGTGTTTTTTCAGCACTAGATAACAACGCCGGTACAACATCGGCTTGACGTGGTACGGATTGAATATAGAACGCCAGGTTGAACAAACGGTCTGACTGATACTGCGTCAACAGTGGCGTCTCAGAGATGTCCAATTCAGGAAATAATAAATTCAGGTATTGCCCAAGTGGCTTAAGCGCTTTGAGCTCATCGTCGCTCAAGGGAGCGGAAGAATACGATTGGATGATCGCGTCGATTCTATCATTAGCGACCGCGGGGGATATCCCTTGAAACCCCGAGTCTATCTGATTTTTGTAGACAATACGCCAGCCATCAACAAAACCGCCTTCTCGAAACTCCGCCAGTTCTTCGGCAGCAAATGCCGGTTGTTCAGCAATAACGATGCTGCCGTTTTCTAACGGTTTTTCGGCACTCTTTGCACCTTGCCCGCCATTATTACCTTTTTTGTCTTGCACGGGCCCTTTACGAGTCACAGAAGATTCCGCGGGTGCTATATCACCTGAATCCGCTTTACTCTCTAAAGCAGTAGCAGGAGCTTCTGTCGATGCCGAGTTTGTCTCCTGCGTTGCCGCAACGGCAGCACCCGAGAAAAACGCACAAACAACGGTTGTAACAACAAATGCACGAACCCGTCTTTCAACGATTTTGTTCAAGCAAAAATACAACATGCGATATCAGCCAACCGATTAACTCAGTCGGCACCTTCCTTTACTGGCCATTTCTGGCCTTCCCTTTACACACATAAACCCGTCAAATATCGCCCGAAAGCAAGTTATCAACGAATAATTCGCATTACTCTGAAGCCCGTTACATCGGGTTTCATATTTTCCATTTTTTCGACAGTATCGAGCTGGCATTCGTCCATCGGCGTCAACCGAGATGCGCCGGCCAATATGTATTGGTTTCCGGCTTTGACCCACTCCTGGGCATTACCCACATGGTTGATCAAACCCCATCGATTCGGCTGCCCCATCGTTGCCGGCACCAATTGCATACCCTTGTTAATACCCCGAATCGACATGCTGCAATTGCGGTTTTTATCCAGCTCACTGCCGCGGGCTTCAGCTGCATAAAGCCATTGGGCATGTGTAGGCAGTTGGTATACGAAACCCGTTTGGTCGGTCAACCAAGCAAGATAATCTCCGACCTGAGACGATGAGATATCCGTTATCGGATAACTTTCCGGCCCGTCAGTTGACTGGCACGCCTCCGATTCTTCACAGTAACGATTCCACTCAGCACGAGATACTTCGTACTTACCCATTGCGAACATATCAAAATCGGTATTGGCTGGAACAACAACCAACTTAGGGCCCTTCACATGCAGTTGGTCGACGAACCTATCCTGACAGGTATACCTACGGCCTTTTTCAGAGAACGACGGTTTACAGGTATTAAACGGTTTGATGGCGATTTTACTGAAGTTTGCGGCGTAATCAGGAAATACTGATTTAGCGATTTTCACTTGCTCGCGAGCACCATTCGGGTCTGAAAACCCGTACAGCCGAATACAATTACCGAGTTGACGTATATGCTCAGTTTGACGCGCGGCTACGACCTTACCCAATGATTTATATCGACGATTAAGGCTATGTAGCGACTTTCCGTATTGGCGAATATCGAAATCAAAACTGTTAGCTTGACCATTACCGGCTAAGCGACTGGCGCACACATCTAGCTTTTTCAGTAGCGCGGCATCCTTTTTCTTGTATGCCGCAAGGCGTTGGCGATAGAGTCGTTGTTTCTGAGCAGCTTCTCGTTCGGCATAAGCATCATTCAAGCGCTGCTCAAGAGCCGCTACCGGGTCACCGTCAGGGTCGTATTGCTTAGCTAGCTGAAACATATCTCTGGCTTTATCTAGTTCATCAGCGGCAATGAAATCATCGGATTGATCGATATAAACGTTTGATACTTTCTTGCGGAAATAAGTAATCCAAGAGGCGGTGGAAGCAACATCGTCTATTCGTTGCGCTTCAGCTTCATCAAACACGTCTACAAAGCCTTGATCGGCGTAATCTTTTTTGTACGGCGCTAACCAATATTCATCGCGATAAATTCTATCGAGATCAGCGATTTTTTGTGTGGTCGCCAATTGCCATTCGTAAGAGTCAGCAAACGCAGACAAGTAAACCTGTTGATCGAGTTCACTTTTTAACGTTTGAGCCTGCGTTTGCCATTGCTTCAGCGTACGACTTAAAGTGTTACGTAACACCTCTTGACGCCCCATTAACGCTTGCATGGCGCGAAATTCTTCGGCCTTTTGCGCCGCAATGCGTTGCTCCGCGGCCAATTGTGCGTTTTGTGCCGTACGCTCTTCGATAATCTGCCAATAATTCCAACCCGCTGCCGCACCACCCACAAGCACCAACGCGCCAATATAACCTGCACGGCGTTTCCAACGGTGATTTTCGGGCAGAAAATCATGCAAGAATTCAT from BD1-7 clade bacterium includes these protein-coding regions:
- the pknB_2 gene encoding Serine/threonine-protein kinase PknB codes for the protein MASNDSDETVLCRPEKGDKVKSDTRVSEQQSNVSVDAQDVQGAQSDGAHTRIASTNRPRKKLDVDVSAQHPAADQTRLISPNTRNPNNNANPSSATSGFAGNDATVLVNTGDRSRSLTGTSASAWQTQSSASGSSTTPPKVINNRFVLGKSLGAGGMGAVYKAKDIRKVEARDRNPWVAVKLLNNAFKEHPDAFISLQREARKTQGLAHPNIVRVYDFDREGDTVYMTMELLEGQPVDKLIKENPGGLEKAEAFQLIRELGGALSEAHKVNIIHSDFKPGNIFYTEDKVSKVFDFGIARAVSGMDADDILHGKSDQAGKEPTKQGRRDVTNTTPDTKKSSQQSPNVSEEHRDDTLFDAGELGALTPTYASYEMLKGMTPSASDDLYALGCVAYELLTGKHPYARMPADKASDKKLRPPGVKDLNRREQRALKKAVAFRQEDRYVTVDEFLHDFLPENHRWKRRAGYIGALVLVGGAAAGWNYWQIIEERTAQNAQLAAEQRIAAQKAEEFRAMQALMGRQEVLRNTLSRTLKQWQTQAQTLKSELDQQVYLSAFADSYEWQLATTQKIADLDRIYRDEYWLAPYKKDYADQGFVDVFDEAEAQRIDDVASTASWITYFRKKVSNVYIDQSDDFIAADELDKARDMFQLAKQYDPDGDPVAALEQRLNDAYAEREAAQKQRLYRQRLAAYKKKDAALLKKLDVCASRLAGNGQANSFDFDIRQYGKSLHSLNRRYKSLGKVVAARQTEHIRQLGNCIRLYGFSDPNGAREQVKIAKSVFPDYAANFSKIAIKPFNTCKPSFSEKGRRYTCQDRFVDQLHVKGPKLVVVPANTDFDMFAMGKYEVSRAEWNRYCEESEACQSTDGPESYPITDISSSQVGDYLAWLTDQTGFVYQLPTHAQWLYAAEARGSELDKNRNCSMSIRGINKGMQLVPATMGQPNRWGLINHVGNAQEWVKAGNQYILAGASRLTPMDECQLDTVEKMENMKPDVTGFRVMRIIR